From Burkholderiales bacterium:
CTGGTGCACAAGCTCGAAGACTGGTGCAAGCGCGCCGAGGCGAGCGGCATCGAAGCGCTGAGCACGTTCTCCCGGCGCCTGCGCTGCTACGCATAAGCGAAACGCAGAAACGAAAAAGCCCGCGAATTCGCGGGCTTTTTTTATTGCATCGCGCCCGGTCAGACCCGGCCTCTTGGGATTGCCCCCCGGTTTTTCACGGCGACAAAAAACCCGCTCGAGGCGGGTTTTTGGTCGCACCGAAAACCAGGGTTACTTGATTTTGGTTTCCTTGTAGATCACGTGCTTGCGCGCGACGGGATCGAATTTCTTGATCTCCATCTTGTCCGGCTTGGTGCGCTTGTTCTTGGTCGTCGTGTAGAAGTGGCCGGTTCCGGCCGTCGACTCCAGCTTGATCTTTTCTCTCATCGCTTAGCTCCCAGTGACGGCAGTTAGATCTCGCCGCGCTCGCGCAGATCGGCGAGGACGACGTCGATGCCCTTCTTGTCGATGGTGCGCAGCCCCGCGTTCGACACGCGCAGGCGCACCCAGCGGTTCTCGCTCTCGACCCAGAAACGGCGCGATTGCAGGTTCGGCAGAAAGCGCCGCTTGGTCTTGTTGTTCGCGTGGGAAACATTGTTCCCGACGATCGGCTTCTTTCCCGTGACTTGACAGACGCGTGCCATGACTATGGCTCCAGAATTCGCAAAACAGCGGATTTTACTGATTTTTTGCCGTGCGCTCAACCCTGGGGACAGAGGCAGGAAGGGCGGTCCGCAAGGAGGGAAACCTCGGTTTCCCTCCTTGGCGTTACCGGGCGAAGCCGAGCGGGGCCTGCTAAAGCAGGCCCCGCTCGGCAAACGACATCGCCGCGTCCCCGCCGACCACGAAATGGTCCAGCACCTTCACGTCCACCAGCGCCAGGGTGTGCTTGAGGGTCTGAGTGAGCGCCTCGTCGGCCCGGCTCGGCTCCGCAACGCCCGACGGGTGATTGTGCGCGAAAATCACCGCCGCGGCGTTGTAGTGCAGCGCCTGCTTCACGATCTCGCGGGGGAATACGCTGGTCTGGGTCAGCGTGCCGCGGAAGAGCTCTTCGACCTCCAGCACCCGGTTCTGCGCGTCGAGAAAGACCCCGACGAAGACTTCGTGCGCCTTGCCCTGCAGCCTCAGCCGCAGGTAATCGCGCACCGCCTGCGGCGACGAGAGCGCCGCGCCGCGGGCGAGCGTCTCGCGGAGCGCGCGGCGGCTCATCTCGAGCACGGCATGGAGCTGAGCGTACTTGGCGTCGCCGAGCCCCGCGATGCCTTCGAACTTCCTCTTGTCCGCGGTGAGCAGCGCGTGCAGCGAGCCGAAGCGCTTCAGCACCTCGCGTGCAAGGTCGACGGCGGTCATCCCCTTGATCCCGGTCCGCAGCAGGATCGCGATGAGCTCCGCGTCCGACAGGAACTCGGGTCCCTTCGCGAGCAGCTTCTCGCGCGGCCTTTCCTCCAGCGGCCAGTCGACGATTCTCATGTCGCGCCCTCCCCTGTCAACCGCTTGTGTGACTAACGTCGCATGTGCGTGCGTCGTCGCCAAGCCATGCGGTCTAAGCTACACTGAGCGCCGCCCGAAAGTGTCCTTACGTGACTGAAACCGCTAAGAAAAAACTCCTCCTCGGCGTGACCGGCGGCGTCGCCGCGTACAAGTCGGCCGAGCTCGTGCGCCGCCTCTCCGAGCGCGGCTTCGAGGTGCACGTCGTGATGACCGCAGCGGCCTGCCGCTTCATCACGCCCGTGACGATGCAGGCGCTGTCGGGAAATCCCGTCTACACCGACATGTGGGACGCGCGCATCCCCGACAACATGGCGCACATCGAGCTCTCGCGCGACAAGGCGTTGATCGTCGTCGCGCCCGCGACCGCCGACTTCATGGCGAAGGCCGCGAACGGCATCGCCGACGATCTGCTGTCCACGCTGTGTCTCGCGCGCGACTGTCCGCTTGCGGTCGCCCCCGCGATGAATCGCCAGATGTGGGAGCACCCGGCGACGCAGCGCAATGTCGCGCAGCTTCGCGCCGACGGCGTCGAGGTCTTCGGCCCCGCGAGCGGCGGCCAGGCGTGCGGCGAAATCGGCATGGGCCGCATGCTCGAAGCGGTGGAAATCGCCGACGCCGTGTCAGCGCTCCTCGCCCCCAAAGCGTTATCCGGAGTGCGCATGCTGATCACCGCCGGCCCGACCTTCGAAGCGGTCGACGCGGTACGCGGCCTCACCAACAAGAGCTCGGGCAAGATGGGTTATTCGGTCGCGCGCGCCGCGATCGACGCGGGTGCGAAGGTCACGCTGGTGTCGGGGCCGACGAGCCTTGCCGCGCCGGCGCAGGCGGAGCGCGTGGACGTCGTCTCGGCGGAAGAGATGCTGAACGCGGTGAAAGCGAGAGTCGCGAACGCCGACATCTTCGTGAGCGTCGCCGCGGTCGCCGATTACCGGCCCGCCAGGCCGAGCGAGCAGAAGATCAAGAAGACCGACGCCGCGATGACGCTGGAGCTCGTGCCGACGACCGACATCCTCGGCACCATCGCGGCGCTGCCGAACGCACCGTTCTGCGTCGGGTTCGCGGCGGAGAGCGAGAAGCTCGAGGAATACGCCGAAGCCAAGCGCAAGCGCAAGAAGCTGCCGCTCCTCGCGGCGAACCTCGCGCAGGAAGCGATCGGCGCGGATGACAATCAGGTCATCCTCTTCGACGACGACGGCGCGCATCCGCTGCCGCGCGCGGCGAAGGAGACGGTGGCGCGACAGCTCGTCGCGCACATCGCGAAGTTATACGGGAAGAAGCGGCGGGGCTGAGAGGCTCTGCCGGAAAGTCAGAATGGATTCCCGCCTGCGCGGGAATGACGAACGCTCCGGATGAAATCGATCGAAGTCAAAATCCTCGACGCGCGGCTGCGCGAGCAGATGCCCGCGTACGCGACGGCGGGCAGCGCCGGCCTCGACCTGCGCGCGTGCCTGCAGTCGCCGCTCACGCTCGAGCCCGGCCAGACCGAGCTCGTGCCTTCGGGCATCGCCATCCATCTCGCCGATCCCGGCCTGGCCGCGATGATCCTGCCGCGCTCGGGCCTCGGCCACAAGCACGGCATCGTGCTCGGCAACCTCGTCGGCCTGATCGACTCCGATTACCAGGGGCAGATCTTCGTCTCGACGTGGAACCGCGGCCGCGCAGCTTTCACCATCGAGCCGATGGAGCGCCTCGCGCAGCTCGTCGTCGTGCCGGTGATACAGGTCGGCTTCGAGGTCGTGGACGAATTCCACGCGAGCAGCCGCGGCGCCGGCGGCTTCGGCAGCACGGGCAAGGCTTGAAGACGGGCGTCGTGCTGTTCGCTCACGGCTCGCGCGATCCCGAGTGGGCGCGGCCGTTCCGCGCGATCGAGCGCAAGGTCGCGCAAGCGAACGCCGACAAGACCGTGGCGCTCGCTTTTCTGGAGCTCATGCAACCTACGCTGCCGGAGGCGATCGATCGCCTGGCCGCCCAAGGCTGCGCGCGCATCACCATCGCGCCGCTCTTCATGGCACAGGGCGCGCATCTGAAGCGCGATCTCGCGAAGATCGTCGAGGAGGCGCGTGCGCGTCATGCGAGCGTCGAGCTCGCAACGCTTCCCGCGGCGGGTGAAGCCGATACGGTCATGGGCGCCATCGCCGCGTGGATCGCGGACAACGTCGATTCGAAGACATGAAAGGACGACAGTGAAGCAGCTCTTCGCCGCATTGGTGCTCGTCGCAGTCAGCGCTCTGGCGCGCGGCGCCGAGCTTCCCGAGATTCCGCTGACCATCGCCGGTCACAAGGCGACCGCGGAAGTCGCCAGCACCGACCCGCAGCGCGCCACGGGGCTGATGCACCGCCGCATGCTGCCGGAGAACCGCGGCATGCTCTTCGTCTTTCCGGACATCGCGATGCACGGGATGTGGATGATGAACACCTACGTGCCGCTGTCGGTCGCCTTCCTCGACCGCGAGGGCCGCATCATCAACATCGAGGACATGCAGCCGCAGACGCAGAACTCGCACACCGCGGCGAAGCCGGCGAAATATGCGCTGGAGATGAACCTCGGCTGGTTCGCCAAGCGCAACATCAAAGCGGGCACCAAGGTCGAAGGACTGGAGAAAGCGGGCCCCGCCCGATAGACAACGAAAAGCCCGCGTCGCCGCGGGCTTTGAAGCGCCGAGCCGCCTCAAGCTTTCGGTGCTGATTCAACGCGGCCGAAAGCAGGTTTTTGCTTTCGGCCGGTTTTTTATCCGAAGACCGCAGTCCTGAACACCCCGCCGCTCGCGACCATGAAGAAGACCATGGGTATCGAGAGCATGGTGTTCGTCCTCGATGCGAGGAAGGCGACGCGGCGCGCTTTAGCCTTCTCTTCGTCGCTCGCGGGCTTCATGCCGAGGATCTTCTGCTGGTTGGGCCAGATCAGCACCCACACGTTGAAGATCATGATCGTGCCCAGCCACGCGCCGACGCCGATCGCGTAGTAAGGCGCGGCACGGAACAGGAACGCGTCGAGGAAGTGCGCGCCGAGGACGGCGGCGCCCATGACCCACGTGGCCACCGCGCCCCAGCGGAACCAGAAGAGCGCGCGCGGTGCGACGTGCTTGGTGATGCCGGCGCCGGTGCCGTCTTTCGCCGCTTCCGCGAGCGCGGGCACCTGCACGAAGTTGAAGTAATAGAGGAGGCCGATCCACATGATGCCGGAAAGGATGTGGAGCCAGCGGCCGAGCCCGAGCTGTATGAATTCGCCCATGGTCCCTCCCCTATTGCAGCGCGAAGCGAACGACGTTGTAGAGGATCAACGTGAGCACGACACCGCTTATGACCGTGCCCCACAGTGAATCGAGTGGATTCTTCATGGCGCCCTCCAAGTTGGTGTAGTAGTTCTTCTCGGACTGCGGCGGCTAGAGTACCGGAAACCGTACGGCCGAGGCAATACCGACGGTATGCGCGCAAAAAAGGGCGCTCGAGGCGCCCTTTGCGTTCATGACAACGTGGTAGCGCGTACGCCGCCTGGTTCCTCGCGGCGAAGGCGCGTCTTACGCCGCGAAGTTCCTCGCGGCGAAGTCCCAATTCACCACGTTCCAGTATGCGGCCACGAAATCGGGCCGCTTGTTGCGGTAATCGACGTAGTACGCGTGCTCCCACACGTCGAGCGTGAGCAGCGGCTTCGCCTCGGTCGTGAGGGGCGTGAACGCGTTGGAGGTGGTCTCGATGCCGACGCTGCCGTCGGGACGCCTGACCAGCCACGCCCAGCCCGAGCCGAACACCGCGACCGCGGCGGCCGAGAACTTCTCGCGGAACTCCTCGAACGATCCGAACGCCTCATCGATCTTCCGCGCGAGCTGGCCGGTGGGCTTGCCGCCGCCGTTGGGCGACATGCTGTGCCAGAAGAACGTGTGGTTCCACGTCTGGGCGGAGTTGTTGAAGATGCCGCCCTGCGATTTGCGCACGATCTCCTCGAGCGGCATGTTTTCGAATTCGGTGCCCTGGATGAGCTTGTTCAGGTTGGTGACGTACGTCTGGTGATGCTTGCCGTAATGGAACTCCAGCGTCTCGCGCGAGATGTGCGGCTCGAGAGCGTTCATCGCATAAGGCAGCGGGGGCAGTTCGTGTTGCACTTCGTGTCTCCTTACGAGTTGCTGTGTAGCGCAGCGCGCATCGCGGGGCGCGACGCACGGGACCGCCGATGATATCAGGCCGCGAGCAGACTTCCGGTCTGCACGGCGGCGATGGCTTTCGCCTGATTCATGTCGACCGTGTAGCCGGCGCCGTAGAGGCAGCAGGCGATCTGGTTCACGAGGGGCAGCGGCATCGGAAGCTCGCCGCGCATGATCGCGCGCGTCCATTCCGCGGTGCCCCGCGCATCGTTCGTGCGCGGAACATTCGACGCGCAGCGTACGCTGCCCGCTTCCGCTTCGAAGAGTAATTCGCCTCTGCCGTTGCGTATGAGCTCCAGGACGGGCCTGCGCCGCGGATCTGCAAAAGGGTCTCCGTGGCCCGCGTCGAGCAGCAGATGGTTGCCTGCGCGCTCGCGTAACAGACCACGTAGCAGCCGCCGTTCCCGCTCGTCGGCCGCGGCGACGACGGTCAGCCCTTCGCCGCGAAAGGGATCGACGAAGCGCGCGAGGCGCTCGGCGAAACCGCCGAAGCCGATGCGGCCTCTCAATGCGAGCAGATCGGCGAGGCCGGGTGACAGCACGGCGGTGGGCACGAAGGCGAAGCCCGCCTCGTCCAGCTCTTTTTGCGCCTGCGACAGCGTGACGCTCGGCAGGAGGCCGAGCTCGCGAAAGACCTGCGCCGACACGACGCGCCCCGGCGTGCCCAGCACGCCGTGGACGACGACCTGCAGCGTCAGCCGCTGCAGCGCGAGGGCGAGGAGCGGCAGGAGGTTGGGACCGTCGGCGCTGCCGATGTGGCCGGCCAGCACGACCGGGCGCACCCCCGACGGATGGGCACGCAGGCGAAAGCAGCGCTCGGACAGCGCGGACTCGCAGCCCGCGAGCTCGGCGATCTCGTCGGCGCGCGCGTCGAGCAGCGCCAGCAATGCGCCCTGCTCGAGCTCGGGAACGCCGCCGTCGAGCAAGGCCGCGGTCGTCTGACGCGCCACGGCTTCGGACAGGCGCTCGCGCCGAGTGAGAGTCTTCAACGCCACGGCCAGGCTCATCTCCGCCTTTCGGGCCGCCCTGTCGCGACCGTTAAACACGATGGCGGCTGTCAAAAGCAACGCCTATGCCAATGAGATAAGCGCTTGGCTGCAGGCGATTTCGCCCGGCGGACGCGCGCCAGCGGTGCGTTGCGTGCGCGCAACGGCCGCTTTTTGGTGCGGCAAAAGCCCTCGAAATATGCCTTCCGGAATACCCTCGAACCGTGGGTGTATTAGAATTGTTCAAACCAAAACTAGAAACAGGGGCGATCATGAGAACAGCGACTTACGCGTGGCTCATCGCCGGTTTGGTTTGCTGTCAGGGTATTTCCTACGCGGGTGAAGGGTCTTCGCTGCGCGGGCTCAAAGCCCCGCGGGACTCGGTCGAGGCGGTGGGCTTGTCCTTGGCCGCGGACCGCACCGAACAGGGACTCGACCTGCATGCTGCCGCGCTGCGTGACGACCTCGCGCCGAGGCTGACGCTGTACACCGGCACGCGCGAGTCTCTCCACTTTGCCGCGGGCCATGCCGCTTACACCACGAGCCTGCATCAGGCCGCGGGACTGCCGGCAAGCGCGATCCCGCATTCGCCTTTCGATCCGCGCTTCACGGGCGCGCCCCGCTACACGCTCTCCAGCCAGGTCACGCAAAGCCTGCCCGGCGGCTGGGGCGTCGGCTTCGGACTGCGCCAGACCGATTACGGCTTCGCGACGGGCAACCTGCTGGCGCTGTCGGCCGAGCGCTACTTCGGCAACGTTCGCGGCGCGTACACGCTGTATTCGAACGGCGCGAACGGCGGCGGCTTCGGCGCCGCGCATCGCTTCCAGGTCAACTACCTCTACGGCGAGCGCAACGTCGTCGGTCTCGCCTACACCACGGGCCGCGACATCGAGAACATGAACATCTCGGCGGTCGGCCTGCCCGTCGCGGACAGCCGCGACGTCACGCTCTCCGGCCGCCACTGGCTCTCCACCAACTGGGCGCTCACGTACGACGTGGTGTCCCAGGAGCAGAGCCTCTGGAACAAGAGCCGGCAGGGCCTGCGCCTCGGGGTGAGCCGCAGCTTCTAGGCGTTCGCCTCATTTCCCGCCGCCGGTCAGCGGCACGAAACGCACCGCGAGCACCGGGCGGCGGCTCACGCCGCCGTCGCTGCCCTTCCGGATCAGGTACAGCGTCTGCGCGCCCAGTTGCGGGCCGAGCGGGATGACCAGCCGTCCGCCCGGCCTGAGCTGGCGCGTGAGCTCGTCGGGCACCTCCGGCGGCGCGGCAGTGACGATGATCGAATCGAAAGGCGCCTGCTCGGGCCAGCCCTGATACCCGTCGCCGATGCGCGTCTCGACCGACGCGTAGCCGAGCTCCTTCAGCCGCCTCGAAGCCTCGCGCCCGAGCGGCTCGACGATCTCGATCGAATAGACTTTCGCGCCGAGCTCGGCGAGCACGGCAGCCTGGTAACCCGACCCGGTCCCGATCTCGAGCACCTTGTCGCCGGGCTTGATCTCGAGCAGATCGGTCATCAGCGCGACGATGAAAGGCTGGGAGATCGTCTGGCCCTGTCCGATCGACAGCGGCTGGTTGCGGTAGGCGACGCGCTCGTCGCCCGCGGCGACGAGCCGATGCCGCGGCACGCGCGCGAGCGCCTGCATCACGCGATCGCTCAGGGCGTCGCGGCCGGTCTCCGTCGCGGTCTCGCGGGTGGTGCGCGCGATGTCGTCGAGCATCGCCCGCTTCTCGGCGGCGTAGCGGTCCTGGGCGTCGGCGTCCATGGCGAGCGCGGAAGCAAGCAGCGCACCTTTGAGCGCGCGCCGAAAGAAAAAGGGCATACCCATAAGAGTATGCCCTTTCCCGCGCAGCGGAAAAAATGGATCCCCGCCTGCGCGGGGATGACGACGCGCGCCTGCTGGCGACTCGTCAAGCGGAAAACGGATCCCCGCCTACGCGGGGATGACGAGTCGCGCTTGCGCGCGCCTCGTCACTTGGAGAGGCAGTCTTTCATGAAGGCTTTGCGCTCGTCGCCTTTCATCTTCTTCTCGCCGGCTTCCTTGTTGCAGGCTTTCATCTTGTCCTGCTGGGCCGCCTGTTTGGGCGTGGCCTCGGCTTTCTTGTCCATCTCCCCGCCGCCCTTGAGGCACGAGCTCATGAATTTCTTGCGGTCGTCGCCTTTCTTGTCGCCGGCCTTGGCCGAGCAGTCCTTCATCCGTTCCTGCTGGGCCTTCTGCTTCTCCGACGGCTCCTTCTTGTCGCCCTTGGCGGACTTCTCGGCGGCCATCGGCGACTTCTTTTCCGCGTCCTTGGCCTTGTCCTGGGCGAACACCGGCGCCGCCGCCAGCATGAAGCACACCGCCGCGATCAAACCTTTCATATCTCCTCCCGTGAAGTGGCGCCGGCCGCTGCCGGCACTCACCTAACGCGCCAGCGCGGCGTTCCGCTGACAGCGCCTATCTTTCCGAGCCCTTGATGAATTCGTCGAGCACGGCGCACCACGCCGCGGCGAGATTGCCTCGGTTGTAACCGCCGCCGCCGAAACCCATGATGCGGCCGTCGCACAGCTCGTTCGCGAGGCCGCAGAGGCTGCGCGCCGCGTGGGCGTGTGCTTTCGGGGTGTACTGCAGGTGCGCGAGCGGGTCGCCCGCGATGCTGTCGGCGCCGCACTGGAAGATGATGAATTCCGGCTGGTGCGCGCGCACGTGGTCGACGACGCGCTCCCATGCCGCGTAGAACTCGGTGTCGCCCCAGCCGGGCTGCATCGGGATGTTGAGCTTGAGGCCCGCGCCCGCTCCCTTGCCCTGCTCGTAGTCGTGGCCGGTGCCGGGATAGAGATAATGACCGTCCTCGTGGATGTCGGCGTAGACGAGGTCCGGATCTTCTTCGTAGGGATAGTAGAGGCCGTCGCCGTGATGCACGTCGATGTCGACGTAAGCGACGCGCTTGACGCCGTACTGGCTGCGCAACGTATCGATGACGACGCCGCAATCGTTGAACACGCAAAACCCGGCCGCGCCCGCGCGGCGCGCGTGGTGCAGGCCGCCGATCGGTTGGAAGGTGCGCAGCGTCTCGCCGCTCATCACGCGGTCGAGGCCGTTGAGCGCGGCGCCGACCACGTTGGCGGACGCATCGTACACGCCGGGATACGCCGGGGTGTCTCCGTAGTCGATCGAGCCGTAGCCTTCGTGCGACAGCACGCGCACGCGCTCGACGTGCTCGTGCTTGTGAAAGCGCTCGATCTCCTCGCGCGTCGCCTCGCGCGGCTCGCGCAAGCTGACGCGGCTCGGCAAGCCTTGTTTCGCCGCCTCTTTCCAGAACGCGTCCTGCCGGTCGGGGCCGAACGGGTGTCCGTGCGGAAACCCGTAACGCCCGAGCGCATCACCCACGTAAAGCTCGACTTCCTGACTCATCGCGCACCTCCGTCGCGGAATTATGAACGATGCGCGCAGCTCCGCCCCGCGTGTGGTAATTGTTGCGCTTGCGTGCGCTCTTATGGCCCATGCCTGGTGCAAGGTCTCAAGTACAGCGGCAGGCCGAGGAATTGCTTCCGCGACTGAAAGCCATGACCAATCTCACCGATCACGACATCTACCTCTTCAGGGAAGGTAGCCACGCCCGGCTGTACGAAAAGCTGGGCTGTCACTTCGTGTCCGACGATACCGCGCATTTCGCGGTATGGGCGCCCAGCGCGCGATCGGTCGCCGTCGTCGGCGACTTCAACGGCTGGACCGCGGCCGCCAACGAGCTCAAGCCGCGCTGGGACGGATCGGGCATCTGGGAAGGCGACGTCTCCGGCGTCAAAGTCGGCGCCGCTTACAAGTACCGCATCGTGTCGCCGTACGGCAGCGCCACCGACAAGGGCGATCCGTACGCGCTGTACTGGGAAGAGCCCCCGCGCACCGCGTCGCGCGTGTGGAAGCTCGATTACGAGTGGAACGACACCGACTGGATGCGCAGCCGCGCTTTGATGAACGGCCTCGCCGCGCCGATGTCGATCTACGAAGTGCACCTCGGCTCGTGGCGGCGCGGCGCCGACGGCAAGTCGCTGACCTACCGCGCGATCGCCCACGAGCTCGTCGAGCACGTGAAGCGCACCGGCTTCACCCACGTTGAGATCATGCCCATCACCGAGCACCCGTTCTACGGCTCGTGGGGCTACCAGACGACGGGCTACTTCGCGCCGACCTCACGCTACGGCTCGCCGCAGGATTTCATGTACTTCGTCGACACGCTGCACCAGAACGGCATCGGCGTTATCCTCGACTGGGTGCCTTCGCACTTCCCGAACGACGAGCACGGGCTCTATCGCTTCGACGGCACCCACCTCTACGAGCACGCCGATCCGCGCCAGGGCTTTCACCCCGACTGGAACAGCGCGATCTTCAACTACGGCCGGCACGAGGTGCGGGGCTTCCTCACGTCGAGCGCGCTGTTCTGGCTCGAGAAATATCACCTCGACGGCCTGCGCGTGGACGCGGTCGCCTCGATGCTCTACCTCGATTACGCACGCAAGCACGGCGAGTGGATACCGAACCAGTACGGCGGGCGCGAGAACCTCGAAGCGATCCACTTCCTGCGCAGCCTCAACGAAGCGGTGTACCGCGACCATCCCGACGTCCAGGTCATCGCGGAGGAGTCGACGGCGTGGCCGATGGTGTCCCGCCCGACCTACATCGGCGGCCTGGGTTTCGGCCTGAAGTGGAACATGGGATGGATGCACGACACGCTGCATTACTTCAGGGAAGACCCGGTTCACCGCAAGTATCACCACGGCGAGCTCACGTTCTCGCTGATCTACGCGTTCAACGAGAACTTCGCGCTGCCGCTCTCGCACGACGAGGTGGTGCACGGCAAGGGCTCGCTCATCGGCAAGATGCCGGGCGACAACTGGCAGCAGTTCGCCAACCTGCGTGCGCTGTACGGCTACATGTGGGCGCATCCCGGCAAGAAGCTCCTCTTCATGGGCGGCGAATTCGGCCAGCGCCGCGAATGGCAGCACGAGGAAAGCCTCGAATGGTGGGTGCTCCAGTACCCCGACCACAGCGGCGTCATGCACTGGATCGCCGATCTCAACAGGGTCTACGCCTCCGAGCCCGCGCTGCACGAGGTCGATTTCGAGCCCGGCGGCTTCGAGTGGATCGACGCGCAGAACGGCGAGATGTCGACGCTGTCGTTCGTGCGCAAATCGCGCGACGGCCGGGACATGATCCTCGTGGTCTGCAACCTGACGCCGGTGCCGCGCGAGAACTTCCTGCTCGGCGTGCCGCAGCCGGGCTTCTGGCGCGAGATGCTCAATTCGGACGCGGCATGCTACGCCGGCAGCGGCGTCGGCAACTCGGGCGGCGCGCACTCCTCGCCCGTCCCGGCCCATGGCCGGTATCATGCGATTCGCATAACCCTGCCGCCGCTGTCGGTGGTGTATTTCAAGCATGAGCGCTAAGACCACACGAAAAGAACCCAAAGTAGCCGCCGGAAGTAACGACGCGGCAAGAGCGGCCGCGCAAGGCGCGCCGGGCACCGCAGCCGAGAAGCTCGAAGGCACGACTTTGAGGCCGCGCGCGCCCCGGCAGAGCAAATCCGGCGCGCAGAGCGATCCCGGCGCTGCGAAGCCCGCCCGGCGCGGCGGGCAGGACGGGCGCATCCGCGCGATCATCGACCGCGTCATCCCCGAAGTCGACTGCGGCCGCTTCGCGGTGAAGCGCGTGGTCGGCGACACCATGAACGTCGAGGCGCACGTCTTCACCGACGGCCACGACACGCTCGCGGTCGTGCTGCGCCATCGCCACGAGAGCGAGAGCGAATGGCGCGAGACGCCGATGGCGCTGCGCTACAACGACGAATGGCTCGCGAGCTTTCCGCT
This genomic window contains:
- the dut gene encoding dUTP diphosphatase; the protein is MKSIEVKILDARLREQMPAYATAGSAGLDLRACLQSPLTLEPGQTELVPSGIAIHLADPGLAAMILPRSGLGHKHGIVLGNLVGLIDSDYQGQIFVSTWNRGRAAFTIEPMERLAQLVVVPVIQVGFEVVDEFHASSRGAGGFGSTGKA
- the radC gene encoding DNA repair protein RadC, whose amino-acid sequence is MRIVDWPLEERPREKLLAKGPEFLSDAELIAILLRTGIKGMTAVDLAREVLKRFGSLHALLTADKRKFEGIAGLGDAKYAQLHAVLEMSRRALRETLARGAALSSPQAVRDYLRLRLQGKAHEVFVGVFLDAQNRVLEVEELFRGTLTQTSVFPREIVKQALHYNAAAVIFAHNHPSGVAEPSRADEALTQTLKHTLALVDVKVLDHFVVGGDAAMSFAERGLL
- a CDS encoding urate hydroxylase PuuD; its protein translation is MGEFIQLGLGRWLHILSGIMWIGLLYYFNFVQVPALAEAAKDGTGAGITKHVAPRALFWFRWGAVATWVMGAAVLGAHFLDAFLFRAAPYYAIGVGAWLGTIMIFNVWVLIWPNQQKILGMKPASDEEKAKARRVAFLASRTNTMLSIPMVFFMVASGGVFRTAVFG
- a CDS encoding CbiX/SirB N-terminal domain-containing protein, whose product is MKTGVVLFAHGSRDPEWARPFRAIERKVAQANADKTVALAFLELMQPTLPEAIDRLAAQGCARITIAPLFMAQGAHLKRDLAKIVEEARARHASVELATLPAAGEADTVMGAIAAWIADNVDSKT
- a CDS encoding superoxide dismutase → MQHELPPLPYAMNALEPHISRETLEFHYGKHHQTYVTNLNKLIQGTEFENMPLEEIVRKSQGGIFNNSAQTWNHTFFWHSMSPNGGGKPTGQLARKIDEAFGSFEEFREKFSAAAVAVFGSGWAWLVRRPDGSVGIETTSNAFTPLTTEAKPLLTLDVWEHAYYVDYRNKRPDFVAAYWNVVNWDFAARNFAA
- the rpmG gene encoding 50S ribosomal protein L33, translated to MREKIKLESTAGTGHFYTTTKNKRTKPDKMEIKKFDPVARKHVIYKETKIK
- the coaBC gene encoding bifunctional phosphopantothenoylcysteine decarboxylase/phosphopantothenate--cysteine ligase CoaBC, with the protein product MTETAKKKLLLGVTGGVAAYKSAELVRRLSERGFEVHVVMTAAACRFITPVTMQALSGNPVYTDMWDARIPDNMAHIELSRDKALIVVAPATADFMAKAANGIADDLLSTLCLARDCPLAVAPAMNRQMWEHPATQRNVAQLRADGVEVFGPASGGQACGEIGMGRMLEAVEIADAVSALLAPKALSGVRMLITAGPTFEAVDAVRGLTNKSSGKMGYSVARAAIDAGAKVTLVSGPTSLAAPAQAERVDVVSAEEMLNAVKARVANADIFVSVAAVADYRPARPSEQKIKKTDAAMTLELVPTTDILGTIAALPNAPFCVGFAAESEKLEEYAEAKRKRKKLPLLAANLAQEAIGADDNQVILFDDDGAHPLPRAAKETVARQLVAHIAKLYGKKRRG
- the ybiB gene encoding DNA-binding protein YbiB, whose amino-acid sequence is MALKTLTRRERLSEAVARQTTAALLDGGVPELEQGALLALLDARADEIAELAGCESALSERCFRLRAHPSGVRPVVLAGHIGSADGPNLLPLLALALQRLTLQVVVHGVLGTPGRVVSAQVFRELGLLPSVTLSQAQKELDEAGFAFVPTAVLSPGLADLLALRGRIGFGGFAERLARFVDPFRGEGLTVVAAADERERRLLRGLLRERAGNHLLLDAGHGDPFADPRRRPVLELIRNGRGELLFEAEAGSVRCASNVPRTNDARGTAEWTRAIMRGELPMPLPLVNQIACCLYGAGYTVDMNQAKAIAAVQTGSLLAA
- a CDS encoding YaiO family outer membrane beta-barrel protein, with amino-acid sequence MRTATYAWLIAGLVCCQGISYAGEGSSLRGLKAPRDSVEAVGLSLAADRTEQGLDLHAAALRDDLAPRLTLYTGTRESLHFAAGHAAYTTSLHQAAGLPASAIPHSPFDPRFTGAPRYTLSSQVTQSLPGGWGVGFGLRQTDYGFATGNLLALSAERYFGNVRGAYTLYSNGANGGGFGAAHRFQVNYLYGERNVVGLAYTTGRDIENMNISAVGLPVADSRDVTLSGRHWLSTNWALTYDVVSQEQSLWNKSRQGLRLGVSRSF
- a CDS encoding protein-L-isoaspartate(D-aspartate) O-methyltransferase encodes the protein MDADAQDRYAAEKRAMLDDIARTTRETATETGRDALSDRVMQALARVPRHRLVAAGDERVAYRNQPLSIGQGQTISQPFIVALMTDLLEIKPGDKVLEIGTGSGYQAAVLAELGAKVYSIEIVEPLGREASRRLKELGYASVETRIGDGYQGWPEQAPFDSIIVTAAPPEVPDELTRQLRPGGRLVIPLGPQLGAQTLYLIRKGSDGGVSRRPVLAVRFVPLTGGGK
- a CDS encoding PsiF family protein is translated as MKGLIAAVCFMLAAAPVFAQDKAKDAEKKSPMAAEKSAKGDKKEPSEKQKAQQERMKDCSAKAGDKKGDDRKKFMSSCLKGGGEMDKKAEATPKQAAQQDKMKACNKEAGEKKMKGDERKAFMKDCLSK
- the rpmB gene encoding 50S ribosomal protein L28; this encodes MARVCQVTGKKPIVGNNVSHANNKTKRRFLPNLQSRRFWVESENRWVRLRVSNAGLRTIDKKGIDVVLADLRERGEI
- a CDS encoding DUF192 domain-containing protein; amino-acid sequence: MKQLFAALVLVAVSALARGAELPEIPLTIAGHKATAEVASTDPQRATGLMHRRMLPENRGMLFVFPDIAMHGMWMMNTYVPLSVAFLDREGRIINIEDMQPQTQNSHTAAKPAKYALEMNLGWFAKRNIKAGTKVEGLEKAGPAR